Part of the Pedobacter sp. MC2016-14 genome is shown below.
GATAGTTTTCTAATGTCTTTAGCTATCCAGTCAATAATTTCAGTTTCAGTAATGAATACTTCCTGTCTTGCAAAAAACTCATCAGGTAATGAAAATGCCTCCTGAAGGGATTCACGGTTAGGTATTACGATTGCTGTAAGGTACTCTCTTTTATCGCCAATTAAAAACAGCTGTTCAATTTTGAGACTTTTAAGGTAAATGTTCTCTACTGGTGTAGGGTAAACATTTTTTCCATACGCATTAACGATCATGTTTTTTAGACGATCCGTAATCTGTAAGTTTCCTTTGTAAAAACGCCCAATGTCTCCTGTATGAAACCAATTATCTTTGTCTATCGCTTCGGCGGTTTCTGCAGGCTTGTTAAAATAACCTTGCATTACGCAATGACCACGAACGATGATCTCACCTTCCGGAGATTCAAAATTTTCGTTGAAAGATTCATGCGTTTGGATATTGAGAATATCTTTTGTATCTACATTCTGTACCCCAACTTCAATGCCCGGAATTACTCGGCCTACAGTGCCATATACTTGTCTATGGTATTCGGTAACGGACATCACAGGAGATGTTTCTGTTAGGCCGAAGCCCTCCAGGATCTTAATGCCAAGATTACCAAAAAATTCGCCCACATTTTTGGGTAAAGCTGCACCACCGGAAATCATGAACTTTAACCTTCCGCCTGTTTTTTCTTTAATTTTGCTGAATACTAGTTTTTCCGCAAGCATTTGCTGCAGGGAAAGTATGAGTCCCGGATTTCCGCCTGCTTCCTTTCTTTGTCGGTAATTTTGACCTGTTTCAAGTGCCCACAAGAATATAGAAGCTTTTAATCCTCCTTCTGAGGTGCCGCTTTTGATAGCTTTATCATGTATTCTTTCTAATAAACGTGGAACACAACTCATAACTGTTGGCTTAATCTCTGCCATATTTTTGGCCAGCAGTTCTAAGCTTTGCGCATAGGCTATTTTACATCCCTGTGCACAACATACATGATACGTTGCGGTGCGTTCAAAAACGTGGGATAAAGGGAGAAATGATAAAAAAGTTTCCGTTTCATCTATTACGGGGATTTGTTGCAGGCACACCTTAACGTTTTCTACAAAATTACCGTGTGATAACATTACACCTTTTGGAGTTCCAGTGGTTCCAGAAGTATAAATCAAAGAGGAAAGGTCAGAAGGCCTTAAAGAAAGTCGGATTTGCGTAATTACTTG
Proteins encoded:
- a CDS encoding long-chain fatty acid--CoA ligase, producing the protein MVSFNEFSTIPSLLRNVIEHIHKPEDTFLIHKKNNEWEEVSYETTLKRADSVAAFFLEKGITKGDRMGLMIENSPEYVYYDQGIQQIGAINVSIYPTLSEQEVEYIINDSGIKAVLVGNTFLYKKILKIAGNCRNLAFIIPAFTEYTKVEVPANLKAEIFGFEDLLAVKKEITEEERQVITQIRLSLRPSDLSSLIYTSGTTGTPKGVMLSHGNFVENVKVCLQQIPVIDETETFLSFLPLSHVFERTATYHVCCAQGCKIAYAQSLELLAKNMAEIKPTVMSCVPRLLERIHDKAIKSGTSEGGLKASIFLWALETGQNYRQRKEAGGNPGLILSLQQMLAEKLVFSKIKEKTGGRLKFMISGGAALPKNVGEFFGNLGIKILEGFGLTETSPVMSVTEYHRQVYGTVGRVIPGIEVGVQNVDTKDILNIQTHESFNENFESPEGEIIVRGHCVMQGYFNKPAETAEAIDKDNWFHTGDIGRFYKGNLQITDRLKNMIVNAYGKNVYPTPVENIYLKSLKIEQLFLIGDKREYLTAIVIPNRESLQEAFSLPDEFFARQEVFITETEIIDWIAKDIRKLSTELSKFERIKNFKIKRNPFSMDEGELTPTMKAKRKVIEKKYAEVINEMYQESVEAD